In Paenibacillus larvae subsp. larvae, the following proteins share a genomic window:
- a CDS encoding IS630 family transposase (programmed frameshift) has translation MTMDKHTELAKVTAAMQQTKERRMYERYQAIYLHLKGTSMKAIADILNRNRMTVSSYIHTYENGGLGALQIKHSSGAPTRLTKQQQDRLKQTVAYSVPHEVGFTAKHNWTLELIATYVEREWGHCYSLRGISKVMERLGLSYTKPTYTLAAADPKKQRHFTETTFPELKKLLNEEIDHLLFEDESMIRDYQAIQKTWFLRGKQRIIPTTGKHRGVKLLATVDYETGHIVWQEDEQYTAETFLSFLQKVMATYPTGKLALVLDNARIHHAKLLRPFLEAQKNRLELVYLPPYSPQLNIVEGLWKWLKSSVINNVFYSAVSEIRLRVGQFMDEIMKHPHAIIDRLCVRL, from the exons ATGACAATGGATAAACATACCGAACTGGCAAAAGTAACGGCAGCCATGCAACAAACCAAAGAGCGCCGAATGTATGAACGCTACCAAGCGATCTATTTGCATTTGAAAGGCACATCCATGAAGGCGATCGCTGACATTTTGAATCGAAACCGAATGACGGTGAGCAGTTACATTCATACGTACGAGAACGGTGGACTGGGAGCCTTGCAAATCAAGCATTCCTCAGGTGCTCCTACTCGGTTGACGAAGCAGCAGCAGGATCGCTTGAAACAAACCGTCGCCTATTCGGTTCCCCATGAGGTCGGCTTTACGGCAAAGCACAACTGGACGCTTGAACTGATTGCCACGTACGTGGAACGCGAATGGGGCCATTGCTATTCGCTCCGAGGCATTTCCAAGGTCATGGAGCGGCTAGGGCTCAGCTATACGAAACCGACCTACACGCTCGCAGCAGCAGATCCCAAGAAACAACGCCATTTCACCGAAACGACCTTTCCTGAACTG AAAAAGCTACTGAACGAGGAGATTGATCACTTGCTGTTCGAGGATGAGTCGATGATCCGGGACTACCAGGCGATTCAGAAGACCTGGTTCCTTCGCGGGAAGCAACGCATCATTCCAACCACGGGCAAGCATCGTGGGGTCAAACTGCTGGCCACGGTTGACTATGAAACGGGACACATCGTTTGGCAAGAAGATGAACAGTACACCGCTGAAACGTTTCTTTCCTTTCTTCAAAAGGTCATGGCGACTTATCCAACAGGGAAACTGGCTCTGGTTTTGGACAATGCCCGGATTCATCATGCAAAGCTGCTTCGGCCGTTTCTGGAAGCGCAAAAAAATCGGCTTGAGCTTGTGTACTTGCCTCCATACAGCCCTCAGTTAAATATCGTAGAAGGACTCTGGAAATGGCTCAAGTCCAGTGTGATCAATAACGTATTCTATTCGGCCGTTTCCGAAATCCGTCTGCGTGTCGGGCAATTTATGGATGAAATCATGAAGCATCCTCATGCCATTATTGACCGGCTGTGCGTGCGACTTTGA
- a CDS encoding S-layer homology domain-containing protein — protein MNNKFWQKAALSGLAFTLFTAGLGTVTSAQGGKQPSSAIKSPEEELKLSFDDIQGGDVEWAAKPIASLATRPIFYGYPDGGFHPRKPISRLETLAFILRLVDKKQQAESSEEMNTKLPFLDADDVSSWGVGYVSVGLKENLISPGESYFYPEQGASRLWATKVTVKALGLEQEALSKKGAI, from the coding sequence ATGAACAACAAGTTTTGGCAAAAAGCGGCACTTTCCGGGCTTGCCTTTACTTTATTTACTGCCGGCCTTGGTACGGTTACATCGGCACAGGGCGGAAAACAGCCGTCGTCTGCAATAAAATCGCCAGAGGAGGAATTGAAATTATCCTTTGATGATATTCAGGGCGGTGATGTGGAATGGGCGGCTAAACCTATTGCGAGCCTGGCAACAAGACCTATTTTTTACGGTTATCCGGATGGTGGATTTCATCCGCGAAAGCCGATAAGCCGATTGGAGACTTTAGCTTTTATTCTTCGCCTTGTGGACAAAAAACAACAGGCGGAATCTTCCGAAGAAATGAATACCAAACTGCCCTTTCTTGATGCTGATGATGTCAGTTCATGGGGAGTAGGCTATGTCTCAGTAGGCTTAAAAGAGAACTTAATCTCTCCAGGCGAATCTTATTTTTATCCTGAACAGGGAGCGAGCCGTCTTTGGGCAACCAAAGTTACCGTAAAAGCTTTGGGGCTGGAACAAGAAGCCCTGTCCAAAAAGGGAGCTATATAA
- a CDS encoding FAD-dependent oxidoreductase, whose translation MKNRRNLFPFKRARVFLALMLSALLLLSGCTGGTNSPSSSAPSDSSSPAPVSKEDPNAGCEKGDSAKAAQAEEEVDVAIIGSELEGLYLARAAADEGLKVKILDPRSSFGGQVLQGEMLFLDETKDESKHSLVQGRVKKLFDGFKGAKIRKTSEFEAYMTKLVDQIPLEQGVTLGHIDTIASNGGCSVDRIEYSTKDGKSHSIHARYWADNTDYAALASKLKTNRLPGLEKLYGQSRPEFMSAGMIMKFKHVDWDKFSKTYNQLPASEKKERFGGGYVNKDFAIGLSGIAKQFQPSSDRTFLRGLNAVNQRDGEVLINALLVYDVDPADPSSVKTAVELGNKETPRVLELFKKTLPGWENAEVNGFPSYLYIREYNHYESEYVMKPSDLLSGRMFWDNVSIGGYPMDLQGITANKWGTEMGRPDKYGIPLRSFLLKGYPNVILAGKNVGVSAIAYGSVRIQPNTSLGAEMIGILIGQLPKNQNLASISREEMSRIQGYAASKYKIKLNGEAGKNKIKDWDQDEINKLDEGEISYTSYKPKKH comes from the coding sequence ATGAAAAACCGGCGAAATCTATTCCCATTTAAAAGAGCCAGAGTTTTTCTTGCTCTTATGCTGAGTGCGTTACTTTTACTTTCCGGCTGCACCGGAGGTACGAATTCCCCTTCTTCCTCCGCACCGTCGGATAGCTCTTCCCCTGCTCCTGTTTCAAAGGAAGATCCGAATGCAGGATGTGAAAAAGGAGATTCTGCCAAAGCAGCCCAGGCTGAAGAAGAAGTCGATGTAGCTATCATCGGTTCAGAACTGGAAGGACTTTATTTGGCGCGGGCAGCAGCTGATGAAGGACTGAAAGTTAAAATACTTGATCCGAGGTCATCTTTTGGCGGTCAAGTGCTCCAGGGAGAGATGCTCTTTCTGGATGAAACCAAGGACGAAAGCAAGCATTCTCTGGTACAGGGAAGGGTAAAGAAACTATTCGATGGGTTCAAAGGGGCTAAAATCCGTAAAACGTCCGAATTTGAGGCGTATATGACCAAGCTGGTGGATCAGATTCCGCTTGAGCAAGGAGTAACCCTTGGCCATATAGATACAATAGCTTCCAACGGGGGATGCTCTGTGGACCGGATCGAATATTCGACTAAAGACGGTAAATCGCACAGTATTCACGCCAGGTATTGGGCAGACAATACGGACTATGCCGCTCTTGCAAGCAAATTGAAGACAAACCGGCTGCCGGGATTAGAGAAATTATATGGTCAATCCCGACCCGAATTTATGAGTGCCGGGATGATAATGAAGTTCAAACATGTAGATTGGGATAAATTCTCCAAAACCTATAACCAGCTGCCTGCTTCTGAAAAGAAAGAGCGGTTTGGCGGAGGTTATGTGAACAAAGATTTCGCTATTGGCTTAAGCGGTATTGCAAAACAATTTCAGCCGTCCAGTGACAGAACTTTCCTGCGCGGTCTTAATGCGGTCAATCAAAGGGATGGGGAAGTATTAATCAATGCCCTGCTTGTTTATGATGTTGATCCGGCCGATCCTTCCTCTGTCAAAACCGCCGTGGAATTAGGAAATAAGGAGACTCCCCGTGTACTGGAGTTATTCAAAAAAACATTACCGGGCTGGGAGAATGCAGAGGTCAATGGATTTCCCTCTTATCTTTACATACGGGAATATAACCATTATGAAAGTGAGTATGTGATGAAACCTTCGGATCTGCTCTCCGGCCGCATGTTTTGGGATAACGTCAGCATAGGGGGATATCCCATGGATTTGCAAGGTATTACGGCTAACAAATGGGGAACCGAGATGGGAAGACCGGACAAATACGGCATCCCGCTTCGCAGTTTCCTGCTTAAAGGATATCCGAATGTGATTCTGGCGGGTAAAAATGTGGGAGTATCAGCGATTGCGTATGGAAGCGTGCGAATCCAGCCCAACACTAGCCTTGGGGCGGAGATGATTGGCATCCTGATAGGACAGCTTCCTAAAAATCAGAATCTCGCCTCCATCTCCCGGGAAGAAATGAGCCGTATCCAAGGCTATGCAGCTTCCAAGTACAAGATTAAACTAAATGGAGAAGCAGGAAAAAATAAAATTAAAGACTGGGATCAGGATGAAATAAACAAGCTGGACGAAGGAGAAATCAGTTATACGAGTTATAAGCCGAAGAAACATTAA
- a CDS encoding helicase-related protein, producing MQDPIKVQIKLKQPAHEHLYVVCEERDKVDMLRRLVRHYNPRAAIVFINDTDDIGEVLAKLQYVGLSIAALYGDSGKQERAKVMQDFRNNKFQLLLATDVAARGLDIEGVSHVINLDPPLDADHYVHRIGRTGRMGRKGTAISIVTPKQTFIMEKFSQSLHVQFHKKVLYGGNILNPEELPARKKRLQTNSSQQTTKVKKTVKQRERDRKQKGKPKRFRPE from the coding sequence ATGCAGGACCCTATTAAGGTTCAGATCAAACTGAAGCAGCCGGCCCATGAGCATTTATACGTTGTCTGTGAGGAGAGAGACAAAGTCGATATGCTCCGCAGACTTGTGCGCCATTATAATCCCCGGGCTGCGATTGTGTTTATTAACGATACCGATGATATCGGAGAGGTTCTGGCTAAACTTCAGTATGTAGGCCTGTCTATAGCTGCATTATATGGGGATTCGGGGAAACAGGAACGGGCGAAAGTCATGCAGGATTTCCGGAACAATAAATTTCAGCTGCTCCTTGCAACTGATGTAGCGGCACGGGGGCTCGATATCGAAGGGGTGAGCCATGTAATTAATCTGGACCCTCCGTTGGATGCGGATCATTATGTTCACCGTATCGGCCGGACGGGGCGGATGGGCCGAAAAGGGACAGCCATTTCCATTGTTACCCCTAAGCAAACATTTATTATGGAAAAATTCAGCCAATCGCTTCATGTTCAATTCCATAAGAAGGTTTTGTATGGAGGCAATATTCTGAATCCGGAAGAGCTTCCTGCACGTAAAAAAAGACTGCAGACCAATTCTTCTCAGCAAACTACCAAAGTAAAAAAAACCGTTAAGCAGAGGGAACGTGACCGTAAGCAAAAAGGAAAGCCTAAAAGATTCAGACCTGAGTAA